In one Gopherus evgoodei ecotype Sinaloan lineage chromosome 1, rGopEvg1_v1.p, whole genome shotgun sequence genomic region, the following are encoded:
- the TSC22D1 gene encoding TSC22 domain family protein 1 isoform X3 — protein MHQPDSAADISPRKMAHPAMFPRRGSGGSCVTALNASGTGAGSGALSTEDYPPPLLIQPPPPSLAASSSAGPQPPPPPPQSLNLLAQSQLQPQPLAQKKKSGFQITSVTPAQISASMSSNNSIAEDTESYDDLDESHTEDLSSSEILDVSLSRATDLGEPERSSSEETLNNFQEAETPGAVSPNQPHLPQQHPPLPHHPQQSVVINGNVHPHHGHHHHHLHHHHHGYHHPSHPGVGSTPASGGPPSSPSFRKLSTAGSSDNVITTAPVSAASSTGTPASALTNIRTTSTPGNIGVSPVTGTSMLSNVVGGSPSMTSSMLGNVNINLSNVTSTTNVHALSGTSSNVNVNILSGVGNGTSASSNVINNVTNPTAGMAVGSSQQQPAAGTSRFRVVKLDSSSEPFKKGRWICTEFYDKENAVAVTEGVAVNKAVETIKQNPLEVTSERESTSGSSVSSNVSTLSHYTESVGSGEMGAPTVIQQQTFQGMGPQQMDFSCAGPQTIPASNIPQSISQSQLAQVQLPSQEVNYPQQKQGVQSSAQASLTTVAGVQPTPVNVVGVSSLGHQQPAIPSVAQQQLSYSQPSRPVQTLPVVPQQQLQYGQQTLSMQMAPARVKPVNQSSVTGTIPDYIQHQQILQPPVPAVQSSSTGVGAGTPVPVVQTPSIQPSVQVHPAVAPAQPVAHAQTAMPPVGTSGQIINIGQQGNVPAVVQQPPVANQITPSVMQQSAAPPSSQVVQPVQTGIIQQGLQAGASGLPPQMVIASQNALLPVQPQAQVETVVQGMTSQPLPAVSPIPSTSTVPAPSQASSNVPPDISSAPVSLGPSQNVAQASAVQNGNLVQSVSQPPLISTSLSMPVAQNVPQQIPLNSTQFSAQSLTQSIVSQIEDGRRPTEPSLVGLPQAASGESGVGASAVSDGSGSNITSSASLFPLKVLPLTTHLVDGEDERPSDDM, from the coding sequence ATGCACCAGCCTGACTCAGCCGCAGACATTAGTCCTAGGAAGATGGCGCACCCGGCAATGTTTCCTAGAAGGGGCAGCGGCGGCAGCTGCGTTACTGCGCTTAATGCATCAGGTACCGGCGCTGGTAGCGGAGCCCTCTCCACCGAGGATTATCCGCCGCCTCTGCTCATCCAGCCGCCTCCTCCGTCTCTTGCAGCATCTTCATCGGCGGGTCCACAGCCGCCACCCCCTCCTCCACAAAGCCTGAATCTCCTCGCCCAGTCTCAGCTCCAGCCACAGCCTCttgcacagaaaaagaaaagtggcTTCCAAATTACCAGCGTGACCCCTGCTCAGATCTCTGCCAGTATGAGCTCAAACAACAGCATAGCAGAGGACACAGAAAGCTACGATGACCTGGATGAGTCTCACACTGAAGACCTGTCTTCTTCAGAAATTTTGGATGTTTCTTTATCCAGGGCCACTGACTTGGGTGAACCTGAACGAAGCTCCTCCGAAGAGACTTTAAATAACTTCCAAGAGGCTGAGACCCCTGGGGCCGTCTCTCCAAACCAGCCTCATCTTCCTCAGCAGCATCCCCCTTTGCCACATCACCCACAGCAGAGTGTTGTGATCAATGGAAATGTTCACCCTCATCATggtcaccatcaccaccaccttcATCATCACCATCATGGGTATCATCATCCATCACATCCTGGGGTGGGCAGTACACCAGCTTCTGGAGGACCACCCTCAAGTCCGTCATTTAGAAAGCTGTCCACAGCTGGAAGCTCTGACAATGTTATCACAACTGCACCAGTTTCTGCTGCATCATCCACTGGTACTCCTGCATCTGCCCTGACTAATATTCGCACTACAAGTACTCCTGGCAATATAGGTGTAAGTCCTGTTACTGGAACTAGTATGTTAAGTAATGTGGTTGGTGGTAGTCCTAGCATGACAAGCAGCATGCTTGGTAATGTTAATATAAACTTAAGCAACGTCACAAGTACTACTAATGTACATGCTTTATCTGGAACCAGCAGCAATGTTAATGTGAATATCTTGAGTGGTGTTGGCAATGGTACGAGTGCTTCCTCTAATGTCATTAATAATGTTACTAATCCAACTGCAGGAATGGCAGTGGGATCAAGTCAGCAGCAGCCTGCAGCTGGCACATCAAGGTTTAGAGTTGTAAAATTAGACTCCAGTTCTGAACCTTTTAAAAAAGGTAGATGGATATGCACTGAATTCTATGATAAAGAAAACGCTGTAGCAGTTACAGAAGGAGTAGCAGTAAACAAAGCGGTAGAGACTATAAAACAAAATCCACTTGAAGTGACTTCTGAAAGGGAGAGcaccagtgggagttctgttagCAGCAATGTAAGCACACTGAGTCACTACACAGAAAGTGTGGGAAGCGGGGAAATGGGAGCACCTACTGTGATACAACAGCAGACATTTCAAGGTATGGGTCCACAGCAGATGGATTTTAGTTGTGCTGGACCTCAGACTATTCCAGCATCCAATATACCGCAGAGTATTTCTCAGTCACAGCTTGCACAAGTACAGTTGCCTTCTCAAGAAGTAAATTATCCACAGCAAAAGCAAGGAGTCCAGTCTTCAGCACAGGCTAGTTTAACAACTGTTGCTGGTGTTCAGCCAACTCCAGTTAATGTAGTAGGTGTATCATCTTTAGGTCACCAACAACCTGCTATTCCAAGTGTGGCTCAGCAGCAGCTCTCATATTCTCAACCCTCACGTCCTGTGCAAACTTTGCCTGTTGTACCACAACAGCAGTTACAGTATGGACAACAGACACTTTCCATGCAGATGGCCCCTGCACGAGTTAAACCAGTGAATCAGAGTTCTGTGACAGGGACCATACCGGACTACATACAACATCAGCAGATACTTCAACCTCCAGTGCCTGCTGTGCAATCCAGCTCTACAGGAGTAGGAGCAGGAACACCGGTTCCTGTTGTTCAGACACCAAGCATCCAACCTTCTGTACAAGTACATCCTGCtgtggcaccagctcagcctgttgcACATGCTCAGACAGCAATGCCACCTGTAGGTACTAGTGGTCAAATTATTAACATTGGACAACAAGGAAATGTACCTGCTGTGGTGCAGCAGCCACCTGTTGCAAACCAAATTACACCTTCAGTTATGCAGCAAAGTGCTGCTCCTCCATCTTCACAAGTGGTGCAGCCTGTTCAGACTGGGATAATTCAGCAGGGACTACAAGCTGGTGCTTCAGGCCTTCCTCCACAAATGGTAATTGCTTCACAAAATGCTTTGTTACCTGTACAACCCCAGGCACAAGTAGAAACTGTAGTTCAAGGAATGACCAGCCAACCATTGCCTGCAGTTAGCCCTATACCTTCTACTAGTACTGTTCCTGCTCCAAGTCAAGCTAGTTCAAATGTACCTCCTGATATATCTTCTGCTCCTGTAAGTTTGGGTCCATCACAGAACGTAGCACAAGCTTCAGCTGTGCAAAATGGGAATTTGGTTCAAAGTGTTAGTCAGCCTCCCTTGATATCAACTAGTTTAAGTATGCCAGTGGCACAAAATGTGCCACAACAGATACCGCTAAACTCTACTCAGTTCTCTGCACAATCACTAACTCAGTCAATTGTAAGCCAAATTGAAGATGGCAGGCGCCCTACAGAACCTTCCTTAGTTGGTTTACCGCAAGCTGCCAGTGGTGAAAGTGGTGTTGGAGCATCAGCTGTTTCAGATGGGAGTGGCAGCAACATAACATCCTCTGCTTCCCTGTTTCCACTGAAAGTACTGCCATTGACAACCCATCTTGTTGATGGTGAGGATGAGAG